The following proteins come from a genomic window of Edaphobacter sp. 4G125:
- a CDS encoding carboxypeptidase-like regulatory domain-containing protein, which yields MLAGMVLAISLRGWAAVPAAVSGVVRDAQGVVQMGALVQVVGADSSILGTAFTDLHGRYLIANLLPGRYDVRASAAMFVPAMRGNLQLRPGARAVVNLTMNAIFDAASWIPAERRKADEPKDDWTWTLRSVANKPILRVFDENGDVVMASSSAAEQSRTSDKARASVSSGDGAFGAGGIHNVFQIDRSMPDGSDVQIRADIGARTGPYLQAPSTSLQAGYQRKLGFSGAGRLVTSYQSHPEMVGTGGAAGLEAIQLASAEKTELGDAVDLEVGGTVYVVRGPAYAMASRPFLKVTAHPVKGWDAGYKMATSRDLQSFQGLDTVELELPVAVMEQGRMRMESGLHQELSLGHKTGRGMIQVSYYKDNLERTMLSGGGTLTRSDLTAAALAGSTANGMVADTATGSFRMLGTGYSSQGVNLLMTEPITPALWVAVEYSTGNALAAPEGKRPMHLESVSTELKSKATQSATIALKGRVIHSGTQVRASYRWQPEGTVTAVNPFAAFSDQAYLSFLIRQPIRCRGVFPNGLEATVDITNLLEQGYRPVLSKDGRTLFLAQTPRMIQAGLAFNF from the coding sequence ATGCTGGCAGGAATGGTTCTGGCGATCTCGCTGCGTGGATGGGCAGCGGTTCCTGCTGCTGTGTCTGGAGTGGTCCGCGATGCGCAAGGAGTGGTTCAGATGGGCGCCTTGGTTCAGGTTGTGGGCGCCGATTCGAGCATTCTGGGAACAGCGTTTACGGATCTTCATGGGCGATATTTGATCGCTAATCTTCTTCCTGGAAGATACGATGTGCGTGCTTCTGCCGCGATGTTTGTTCCAGCCATGCGCGGCAATCTGCAACTGAGACCGGGAGCTAGAGCGGTCGTAAATTTAACGATGAACGCGATCTTCGACGCGGCGTCATGGATTCCTGCAGAACGTCGCAAGGCCGATGAGCCGAAAGACGATTGGACTTGGACGCTGCGATCCGTAGCCAATAAGCCGATTTTGCGCGTCTTCGATGAGAACGGCGATGTCGTGATGGCTTCATCCAGCGCGGCCGAACAGTCTCGCACCTCCGACAAGGCCAGAGCGTCGGTTTCTTCAGGAGACGGAGCTTTCGGGGCTGGTGGAATCCATAATGTGTTTCAGATCGATCGCTCGATGCCGGATGGTTCCGATGTACAAATCCGAGCCGATATTGGAGCACGGACGGGGCCGTACTTGCAGGCACCCTCTACTTCTCTGCAGGCCGGGTATCAAAGAAAATTAGGTTTTTCTGGTGCAGGAAGGCTGGTTACGAGTTATCAGTCGCATCCGGAGATGGTCGGAACCGGAGGCGCTGCGGGATTGGAGGCAATTCAGCTTGCTTCGGCTGAGAAGACTGAGCTTGGCGATGCTGTAGACCTTGAAGTTGGTGGCACGGTTTATGTAGTCCGCGGTCCCGCATATGCCATGGCTTCGCGCCCCTTTCTGAAGGTGACGGCGCACCCTGTAAAAGGGTGGGATGCAGGATACAAGATGGCCACGTCGCGCGACCTCCAATCCTTTCAAGGACTGGATACTGTTGAATTGGAGCTTCCTGTTGCCGTAATGGAACAAGGGCGAATGCGGATGGAGAGTGGCCTGCATCAAGAGCTCTCATTGGGCCATAAGACGGGCCGTGGCATGATCCAGGTCTCCTATTACAAGGACAATCTCGAACGGACGATGCTTTCTGGAGGAGGAACGCTAACTCGAAGCGATCTGACTGCTGCGGCATTAGCTGGCTCGACTGCAAACGGCATGGTTGCAGATACTGCGACGGGCTCTTTCCGTATGCTCGGGACGGGATACTCCTCGCAAGGAGTCAACCTTCTCATGACGGAGCCTATCACGCCGGCCTTATGGGTTGCCGTGGAATACAGCACAGGGAATGCACTGGCGGCTCCTGAAGGGAAACGGCCGATGCATCTGGAGAGCGTCTCCACCGAACTGAAGTCGAAGGCAACGCAGTCGGCAACGATTGCGCTGAAAGGTCGCGTGATTCACAGTGGAACCCAGGTTCGTGCATCGTATCGCTGGCAGCCTGAGGGTACGGTAACGGCCGTCAATCCATTTGCCGCCTTTAGCGATCAGGCGTATCTGAGTTTCCTGATTCGTCAGCCCATCCGTTGCAGGGGAGTGTTCCCGAATGGACTTGAAGCAACGGTGGATATTACCAACTTATTGGAACAGGGATACAGGCCCGTACTTTCGAAGGATGGAAGGACGCTTTTCCTGGCTCAGACTCCACGAATGATTCAAGCTGGGCTGGCGTTCAATTTCTAG
- a CDS encoding carbohydrate-binding family 9-like protein, whose amino-acid sequence MPNLSCAFLLASLTFMSPISFAQSAHEASPSSTITAVQSGHDTDLTTNPSSSFWRKSKPVFITGDTFGNPVPSHRTEIRSRWTKNNLYLLFIAPYEELHLKPSPNTAEETNQLWNWDVAEAFIGSDFENIRRYKEFEVSPQGEWVDLDIDLDHQGNRNAVKWSSGFKVSARIDSAHKVWYGAMKIPFSSLTSHPPASGETLRINLFRCQGPMETRHYLSWQPTMSKSFHVPEHFGTLLLAGKK is encoded by the coding sequence ATGCCAAACCTCTCCTGCGCTTTTCTTCTTGCTTCGTTGACCTTCATGAGCCCAATATCCTTCGCGCAATCTGCCCATGAGGCTTCCCCATCCTCTACCATCACTGCCGTGCAGTCAGGTCATGACACTGACCTCACGACGAATCCATCGTCCTCTTTCTGGCGCAAATCAAAGCCTGTCTTTATCACGGGAGACACCTTCGGCAATCCCGTTCCCTCTCATCGCACCGAAATCCGTTCACGCTGGACGAAAAACAATCTTTATCTGCTCTTTATCGCTCCCTATGAAGAACTGCATCTCAAACCCTCTCCCAACACAGCCGAAGAAACCAATCAACTGTGGAACTGGGACGTTGCCGAGGCTTTTATCGGCTCGGACTTCGAAAATATTCGACGCTATAAGGAATTTGAGGTTTCACCGCAAGGCGAATGGGTCGATCTCGATATAGATCTTGACCATCAAGGAAATCGAAACGCCGTGAAGTGGAGTTCTGGCTTTAAAGTAAGCGCGCGCATCGATAGCGCTCACAAGGTGTGGTACGGCGCGATGAAGATTCCCTTCTCGTCTCTTACCTCTCACCCACCCGCTTCCGGGGAAACCTTGCGCATTAATCTCTTCCGCTGCCAGGGACCGATGGAGACGCGTCACTATCTCTCATGGCAACCCACGATGAGCAAGAGTTTCCACGTCCCCGAGCATTTCGGAACGCTTCTACTTGCGGGCAAAAAATAG
- a CDS encoding gluconate 2-dehydrogenase subunit 3 family protein, with protein MQRRDVLKLLGTAAAISALPQEALAILQQASAQVAASTGLRTFNPHQNATVTTLAELIIPETDTPGAKGARVNEFIDLLLTEWFEPTETRQFLAGLADVDQRSQKMFAADFVNCKLEQQTELLKQLDDAAMEFTKKQKAEQRNPQRSSQMAALPDMQKPEQQEAKHPPVNFFYQFKKLTLTGYYTSEIGFEKELGKSIIPSGHSGCAPLSEVTR; from the coding sequence ATGCAACGACGTGATGTTCTGAAGCTGCTGGGGACGGCCGCAGCTATCTCTGCCTTACCTCAGGAGGCGCTAGCGATTTTGCAGCAGGCAAGCGCGCAGGTGGCGGCCTCAACCGGACTCAGAACCTTTAATCCACATCAAAATGCTACGGTCACGACCCTCGCTGAGCTGATTATTCCTGAGACGGATACGCCTGGCGCAAAGGGAGCCAGGGTGAACGAGTTCATCGACCTGCTGCTTACGGAATGGTTTGAACCCACCGAGACTCGCCAGTTTCTGGCAGGGCTAGCCGATGTAGATCAGCGCAGCCAAAAGATGTTTGCCGCGGATTTCGTCAACTGTAAGTTGGAACAGCAGACAGAGCTACTAAAGCAGCTGGACGATGCCGCGATGGAATTTACGAAGAAGCAGAAGGCCGAGCAGCGAAATCCCCAGAGGAGTTCGCAGATGGCTGCATTACCGGACATGCAGAAGCCAGAGCAGCAGGAGGCGAAGCATCCGCCGGTCAACTTCTTCTATCAATTCAAGAAGTTGACATTGACCGGCTACTACACCTCAGAGATCGGCTTTGAAAAAGAACTCGGTAAGTCAATTATCCCGTCCGGTCACTCCGGCTGCGCTCCTTTGTCGGAGGTGACTCGATGA
- a CDS encoding GMC oxidoreductase, whose translation MNVLTNKTNTYDAIVIGSGISGGWAAKELTEKGLQTLVLEAGELIVPERDYVEHVPTWDVKFRGMRDRQYMKVHQPMQQHIADEWNSKFFVDDLENPYTTPPDQPYLFLRGRHLGGRSVMWGRQSYRWSDLDFEANIKDGHGVDWPIRYKDIEPWYDYVEDFIGVSGQAEGLPQLPDGKFLPPMEMNCAEIAMRDVVAQKFPDRRLTIGRTAILTVPHRGRAACHYCGPCARGCITRSYFSSIHSTLPAAEATGKMTLRPYSVVQSLAFDRKTRRITGVRVIDAKTKETLEFHSKVVFLCASTLESARILMNSATPEFSTGLANSSGQLGRNLMDHIFHSGASGLMLGHEDRQQIGNRPNGIYMPRFRNVKDKHPDFVRGYGFQGGGGREDWGRGSEMSGFGVDFKHKLREPGPWRFSFGGFGECLPHPDNRMELNKDKLDAWGIPTLRISHKWRENELAIFKDATATAAEMLEAAGAKDITLSTTPSQPGESIHEMGSARMGRDPKTSVLNSWNQAHDIKNLFITDGSFMVSSACQNPSLTYMAMTARASDYAVRQLKQGDL comes from the coding sequence ATGAATGTACTGACCAATAAGACCAACACTTATGACGCGATCGTCATCGGTTCAGGCATCAGCGGTGGATGGGCCGCCAAGGAACTGACTGAAAAAGGCCTCCAGACACTTGTACTCGAAGCCGGTGAATTGATCGTGCCGGAACGCGACTACGTGGAGCACGTGCCTACGTGGGATGTGAAATTCCGGGGCATGCGCGATCGGCAGTACATGAAGGTACACCAGCCGATGCAACAGCACATCGCAGACGAGTGGAATTCCAAGTTCTTCGTCGACGACCTCGAAAATCCCTACACAACGCCGCCTGACCAGCCATACCTGTTTCTGCGCGGACGCCACCTCGGCGGACGTTCTGTTATGTGGGGGCGGCAGAGCTATCGCTGGAGCGACCTCGACTTTGAAGCCAATATCAAAGACGGCCACGGCGTTGATTGGCCCATCCGTTACAAGGATATCGAACCCTGGTACGACTACGTCGAAGACTTCATCGGTGTCAGCGGACAGGCCGAAGGGCTACCGCAGCTTCCCGACGGCAAGTTTCTTCCGCCTATGGAGATGAACTGCGCCGAGATTGCCATGCGTGATGTTGTAGCGCAGAAGTTCCCTGACCGCCGTCTGACCATCGGGCGTACCGCCATTCTCACCGTACCGCATCGCGGGCGCGCTGCCTGCCACTACTGTGGCCCCTGCGCTCGTGGCTGCATCACGCGGTCGTACTTCAGCAGCATCCACTCCACGCTGCCCGCGGCCGAAGCCACTGGTAAGATGACGCTGCGCCCCTACAGCGTCGTACAAAGCCTGGCCTTCGACAGGAAGACGCGGCGTATCACGGGTGTACGCGTGATCGACGCCAAGACAAAAGAGACACTGGAGTTTCATTCCAAGGTAGTCTTCCTGTGCGCTTCAACGTTGGAGTCAGCGAGGATCCTGATGAACTCGGCAACGCCAGAGTTTTCGACCGGCCTGGCCAACTCAAGCGGCCAGCTGGGACGCAATTTGATGGATCACATCTTCCACAGCGGTGCCAGTGGCCTCATGCTAGGGCATGAGGACCGGCAGCAGATCGGCAACCGTCCCAACGGTATTTACATGCCACGCTTCCGCAATGTTAAGGATAAGCACCCGGACTTCGTGCGTGGTTACGGCTTCCAGGGCGGCGGGGGACGCGAAGACTGGGGTCGCGGCAGCGAAATGTCAGGCTTCGGCGTCGACTTCAAGCATAAATTGCGTGAACCTGGACCATGGCGGTTTAGCTTTGGCGGTTTCGGCGAATGCCTGCCGCATCCAGACAACCGCATGGAGTTGAACAAGGACAAGCTCGACGCCTGGGGTATTCCCACGCTGAGAATCAGCCACAAGTGGCGTGAGAATGAGTTGGCGATCTTCAAGGATGCGACCGCTACAGCTGCCGAAATGCTCGAAGCAGCTGGGGCCAAGGACATTACTCTGTCCACAACGCCCTCGCAGCCCGGCGAAAGTATCCACGAAATGGGCAGTGCCCGTATGGGACGCGACCCGAAGACCTCGGTGCTGAACTCTTGGAACCAAGCGCACGATATAAAGAACCTCTTCATTACCGACGGCTCCTTTATGGTGTCATCAGCTTGCCAGAATCCATCGCTGACTTATATGGCGATGACTGCGCGTGCCTCCGATTATGCCGTCCGTCAACTGAAGCAGGGGGATCTCTGA
- a CDS encoding sodium:solute symporter family protein: MTHTVVAMSIIFFIVFAGTLVGLRASVGQTKSLEEWSVAGRSLGFVFVWLLMAGELYTTFAFLGASGWAYSRGGPALYIMAYITLGYVISFFILPYIWYLGRKHGLQTQSDFFERRYNSKPLSIFTSLTGVLFIIPYLQIQLAGLGIIVQVCSFDQIPRDLSILIAVIIVACFVFLGGMRAVAWVSVVKDFLMIVAALAIGIYIPYHYFGGITPLFHQLATTHPTHLTMPSATKVMGHSWFISTVLLSACGFYMWPHTFGSAFTAKSSETLRRNAIITPLYTASLVFIFIAGFSAVLLIPDLTNPDMSLLVLARRVFPAWFLGVIGGAGALTAMVPAAIIILTSSTLFAKNVYRPLFSPQMNEQSVARLAKLMVLVLASISFYLALHNSTTLVALLLLGYAGVSQFFPAVVFGLFWPRVTTIGVASGLIIGLISVSILMLSHNDPFHGINAGFLSLLLNVFFTWMISLLTPPQTNPLPLNEVS, from the coding sequence ATGACTCATACCGTCGTAGCCATGAGCATCATCTTCTTTATTGTCTTCGCAGGAACGCTTGTGGGGCTTCGAGCAAGCGTCGGCCAGACAAAGAGCCTGGAAGAATGGTCCGTTGCGGGCCGCAGCCTGGGATTTGTCTTCGTATGGCTTCTTATGGCCGGCGAGCTTTACACCACGTTTGCGTTTCTAGGGGCAAGCGGATGGGCTTATTCGCGCGGGGGGCCGGCGCTCTACATCATGGCCTACATCACCCTGGGCTACGTGATCTCGTTCTTCATCCTGCCATACATATGGTACCTGGGACGCAAGCATGGTCTGCAAACTCAGTCGGATTTTTTTGAAAGGAGATATAACAGTAAGCCGCTATCGATCTTTACCTCTCTCACCGGCGTACTGTTCATCATTCCCTACCTGCAGATTCAACTCGCCGGCCTCGGCATCATCGTGCAGGTATGCAGCTTCGATCAGATCCCTCGGGATCTTTCCATTCTGATTGCCGTCATAATTGTGGCCTGCTTCGTTTTTCTGGGGGGAATGCGCGCAGTTGCGTGGGTTTCCGTCGTCAAAGACTTTCTGATGATTGTTGCTGCGCTAGCCATCGGAATCTACATCCCCTATCACTACTTTGGTGGGATAACTCCCCTGTTCCATCAACTCGCTACCACGCATCCCACGCATCTGACCATGCCTAGCGCAACAAAGGTCATGGGGCACTCCTGGTTCATATCCACGGTCCTGCTCAGCGCATGTGGCTTCTATATGTGGCCACACACCTTTGGCTCCGCGTTTACAGCTAAAAGCAGCGAGACTCTGCGCCGCAACGCGATCATTACACCTCTTTACACGGCGAGTCTGGTCTTCATCTTCATCGCAGGTTTCTCCGCGGTTCTGCTGATTCCGGATCTCACCAACCCCGATATGTCTCTGTTGGTGCTTGCCCGCAGAGTTTTCCCTGCCTGGTTCCTCGGGGTAATCGGCGGAGCAGGTGCCCTGACCGCCATGGTTCCGGCAGCAATCATCATTCTTACGTCATCGACCCTCTTTGCGAAGAATGTCTACCGCCCTCTCTTCTCGCCTCAAATGAATGAACAGAGCGTTGCGCGGCTCGCGAAGCTAATGGTGCTGGTCCTCGCCTCCATCAGCTTTTACCTCGCTCTGCATAATTCAACAACTCTGGTCGCACTTCTGCTATTGGGCTATGCTGGCGTTTCGCAGTTCTTTCCTGCTGTCGTCTTTGGGTTATTCTGGCCTCGTGTAACAACTATCGGCGTTGCCAGTGGACTCATCATTGGCCTCATCTCGGTCTCGATACTCATGCTCTCGCATAACGATCCCTTCCACGGAATCAACGCCGGGTTCCTCTCCCTACTCCTGAATGTATTCTTTACCTGGATGATAAGTCTGCTCACGCCACCGCAGACGAATCCGTTACCCCTGAATGAAGTCTCATAG
- a CDS encoding DUF3311 domain-containing protein translates to MQKPSLKAVGLGLIPFIGMCFTVPLWDRVTPMIFGLPFNLFWLIAWIAISSLCITVANSVEENRDRD, encoded by the coding sequence ATGCAGAAGCCATCTCTAAAAGCCGTAGGACTCGGCCTGATTCCCTTCATCGGTATGTGCTTCACCGTGCCCTTGTGGGACCGGGTAACCCCGATGATCTTCGGGTTACCCTTCAACCTCTTCTGGCTCATTGCCTGGATTGCTATTAGCAGTCTCTGTATCACTGTAGCCAATTCAGTCGAAGAAAACCGCGATCGAGATTAG
- a CDS encoding alpha-amylase family protein yields MMTRREFLQTSAAMTAFAMASPGGASPLSPLGAEWFDRPMRWAQLNLSEDDVAKMDRAYWLDFFRRIHADALCLSAGGVVAFYPTKIKYQHRSKWLEGHEDFWTVMLEGCRKQDMVVLARTDPHATYDDVAEAHPDWISVGPDGKKRPHPDYPGMWLTCTLGPYNLDFMTEVTQEIVEMYDVDGIFANRWTGNGMCYCEHCRQDFRAAYSQDLPLERNPRNPVYRNYLKWEQARRFEIWEKWDGVIRKVRPNARYIANSGGGATSGLNMKKVGELAPTLFADRQCRERVMVPWANGKNGKEYRSTLGNKAIGGIFNVGIVSPYRWLNSTKSPAETRLWVQDGMANGLRPWFNMVSGQLHDKRGQKVIEDLYVWHYKNEKYFRNTSPVARIGIVYSQQTAEFYAGAADMHRLVEDPQLGFYQALIEARIPFEMVHELNLDAANLSRFKTLILPNIAALSDQQCQQLRDYVQKGGSLVATYETSLYDEQGNPRKDFALADLFGASFVSRANGKTALQNTYLYPEKSSPLYGSMLKGLEDADTIIGGTWQLNVKSHDEAGKQPLLRIPAVANLPMEKTFWTLDKTDAPEVFMNQIGAGRVVYFPWDIDRVYWEVMAYDHALLLLNAINWVNNEPHPLRVQGQGMFDATVWLQKDSMTVHLVNLTNPMAMRPQMHELIASPPQDVEVEIPKGKRVEKVHALMKTGAVQHTVNGSTLKFHVPSVLDYEVIAIDLV; encoded by the coding sequence ATGATGACTCGTAGAGAGTTCCTGCAGACTTCGGCCGCGATGACCGCCTTTGCGATGGCTTCGCCGGGTGGCGCGTCCCCCCTCTCTCCCTTGGGTGCCGAGTGGTTTGATCGCCCTATGCGCTGGGCGCAGCTAAACCTGAGCGAAGACGACGTCGCCAAAATGGACCGGGCGTACTGGCTGGATTTCTTTCGCAGGATTCATGCCGATGCACTCTGTCTTTCTGCAGGTGGTGTGGTGGCGTTCTATCCCACGAAGATTAAGTATCAGCACCGCAGCAAGTGGCTCGAAGGACATGAGGATTTCTGGACAGTGATGCTTGAGGGCTGCCGCAAGCAAGACATGGTCGTGCTTGCGCGTACCGATCCCCATGCCACCTATGATGATGTCGCAGAGGCTCATCCCGACTGGATTTCCGTTGGGCCCGATGGCAAGAAACGGCCTCATCCGGACTATCCCGGCATGTGGCTCACCTGCACCCTCGGACCATACAATCTCGACTTCATGACAGAGGTTACGCAGGAGATCGTCGAGATGTACGACGTGGATGGCATCTTCGCAAACCGCTGGACTGGCAATGGCATGTGCTACTGCGAGCACTGTCGTCAGGATTTTCGGGCAGCCTACAGTCAGGATCTTCCGCTAGAGCGCAATCCGCGCAATCCGGTCTATCGCAACTATCTTAAGTGGGAACAGGCACGTCGCTTCGAGATATGGGAGAAGTGGGATGGCGTCATTCGTAAAGTTCGGCCGAACGCCCGTTACATCGCAAACTCCGGCGGAGGCGCGACAAGCGGTCTGAACATGAAGAAAGTTGGCGAGCTTGCGCCTACGCTCTTTGCAGATCGACAGTGCCGCGAACGCGTCATGGTGCCGTGGGCAAACGGAAAGAATGGCAAGGAGTATCGCTCCACCCTGGGCAACAAGGCCATTGGCGGCATCTTCAACGTCGGCATCGTCTCTCCCTATCGATGGCTCAACTCAACCAAGAGCCCTGCCGAAACTCGCCTCTGGGTACAGGACGGCATGGCCAACGGGTTGCGTCCGTGGTTCAACATGGTCTCCGGCCAGTTGCACGATAAGCGCGGCCAGAAGGTCATCGAAGATCTCTACGTCTGGCACTACAAGAACGAGAAATACTTCCGCAACACCTCTCCTGTAGCCAGAATCGGCATCGTCTACTCCCAGCAGACCGCGGAGTTCTATGCAGGTGCCGCGGATATGCACCGCCTCGTCGAAGACCCCCAGTTGGGCTTCTATCAGGCTCTTATCGAAGCTCGAATTCCATTCGAAATGGTGCACGAGCTCAACTTGGATGCTGCCAACCTGAGCCGCTTCAAGACCCTCATTCTACCTAATATCGCCGCGCTCTCCGATCAACAATGCCAGCAATTGCGCGACTATGTGCAGAAGGGAGGCAGTCTCGTAGCAACCTATGAGACTTCTCTTTACGACGAGCAGGGTAATCCCAGGAAAGACTTCGCTCTGGCTGATCTCTTCGGAGCATCGTTCGTTTCTCGCGCAAACGGCAAGACCGCTTTGCAAAACACCTATCTCTATCCTGAAAAGTCCAGTCCTTTGTATGGATCGATGCTTAAGGGTCTTGAAGATGCGGACACGATCATCGGCGGAACATGGCAGCTCAATGTAAAGTCGCATGATGAAGCAGGCAAACAGCCTCTCCTGCGTATTCCGGCAGTAGCAAATCTTCCAATGGAAAAGACCTTCTGGACCCTCGACAAAACCGATGCTCCTGAGGTCTTCATGAACCAAATCGGCGCCGGAAGAGTCGTCTACTTCCCGTGGGATATCGATCGCGTGTACTGGGAAGTCATGGCCTACGATCATGCGCTTCTCCTGCTCAACGCCATCAACTGGGTCAATAACGAGCCTCATCCTCTTCGCGTGCAGGGACAGGGAATGTTCGATGCAACAGTATGGCTGCAGAAGGATTCCATGACCGTGCATCTGGTCAATCTCACAAATCCCATGGCCATGCGCCCTCAGATGCACGAGTTGATCGCCTCGCCACCGCAGGATGTAGAGGTGGAGATCCCTAAGGGCAAGCGAGTCGAGAAGGTTCACGCACTGATGAAGACAGGTGCAGTACAACATACTGTTAATGGAAGCACTCTGAAATTCCACGTCCCATCTGTCCTGGACTATGAGGTCATCGCCATTGATCTTGTTTAA